The Methylomagnum ishizawai genome has a window encoding:
- a CDS encoding DUF6311 domain-containing protein: MIFFKKHLGIETARFWREFIIAGRFGMVGATATAVHITVVWLLVGTGWFPVLAANLVAFLTAFGISFTGNYCWTFSRPGCPRRALARFFLISGSAFTANTVVLAALLRTGWLAPQVAAVASAALIPVITFLASRLWVFRASMAGSGANPVGTGLAMFSGGNRAGWIAALPVVLGMAAFWMVVGPRVLDPTNIAWLGDGDPATHYLGWQFFRHSDWHFPLGLNPDYGLELGNAIVFSDSNPLMAFLFKPVAALLPEPFQYFGLWMLACFILQAWFAWKLLGLVVDSQAIRALGCGLFLFSPPMIWRLNGHISLMGHFLILAALYLVLCPWSKRRSPAWALLLGVTALVHSYFLAMVAALWLADLVGQARLGKRGFRGVLAELILDLAMIGTICWQAGYFSINGGMIAGGYGYYRMNFLSLFDADGWSYVLRDIPGGGGDYEGFNFLGLGVVFLLIWSIPPMIRMRPVWMGAVRKRPALVCLFIALSVFALSNNIGIGPYNIEFALPEWGTRLANTFRSSGRMFWPVFYVLLLTIIYVIARAHEKRVAVGLLAVALAVQVVDTGAAWRDFHARYMATPAAEWKTPLRDPFWAEAATHYKKVRWVRPENHTPDWQVFAAYAGRYGLGTDAVYLARVGAEPLAAAQAQAGEAIATGRYEPDSLYIVEEAVLGPALLGLDAKTDLLARIDGFNVLAPGWKTCAACGPVAGGLSLTDIFPPIRVGERIQFTRSAPGTAYLVAGWSGPEPWGTWSERSAAKLRLPLSSADAQEILIEANALVASPHPEQAVEVWMNGVLAGTERLAQYSGNQIRMAIPQSVRDQFGTDPVLNLKFKFPGVVRPVDIGLGDDKRHLALGLIAITVR; this comes from the coding sequence ATGATTTTCTTCAAAAAGCACTTGGGTATCGAAACCGCCCGCTTTTGGCGCGAGTTCATCATCGCGGGTCGCTTCGGCATGGTGGGGGCCACCGCCACGGCGGTCCATATCACGGTGGTGTGGCTGTTGGTCGGGACGGGGTGGTTCCCGGTGTTGGCCGCCAATTTGGTGGCGTTCCTGACGGCTTTCGGCATTTCCTTCACCGGAAATTATTGCTGGACTTTCAGCAGGCCCGGCTGTCCACGCCGGGCGTTGGCGAGGTTTTTCTTGATTTCCGGGAGCGCGTTCACGGCCAATACCGTGGTGCTGGCGGCCTTGTTGCGGACCGGATGGCTCGCGCCCCAGGTCGCCGCCGTGGCCTCGGCGGCGCTGATTCCCGTGATCACCTTTCTCGCCAGCCGGTTGTGGGTATTCCGCGCATCCATGGCGGGGTCCGGGGCAAACCCGGTGGGCACCGGTCTCGCGATGTTCAGCGGCGGGAACCGGGCTGGGTGGATAGCGGCATTGCCCGTGGTTTTGGGGATGGCCGCATTCTGGATGGTGGTCGGGCCGAGGGTATTGGATCCGACCAATATCGCGTGGCTCGGCGATGGCGATCCCGCCACCCATTATCTGGGATGGCAGTTTTTCCGGCATTCCGATTGGCATTTTCCCCTGGGCCTGAATCCCGATTATGGCCTCGAATTGGGCAATGCCATTGTCTTTTCCGACTCGAATCCCCTGATGGCGTTCCTGTTTAAACCGGTGGCGGCCCTGTTGCCCGAACCTTTCCAGTATTTCGGGTTATGGATGCTGGCCTGCTTCATCTTGCAGGCGTGGTTCGCCTGGAAACTGCTTGGATTGGTTGTCGATAGTCAGGCGATACGCGCTTTGGGCTGCGGGTTGTTTTTGTTTTCCCCGCCGATGATTTGGCGCTTGAATGGGCATATCAGCCTGATGGGGCATTTTTTGATCCTCGCCGCCCTTTATCTGGTTTTGTGTCCTTGGTCAAAACGGCGCTCGCCGGCTTGGGCCTTGTTGCTGGGGGTGACCGCCCTGGTCCATTCCTATTTCCTGGCGATGGTCGCGGCCTTGTGGCTGGCCGATCTGGTTGGACAAGCCCGTTTGGGCAAGCGCGGTTTCCGTGGTGTACTTGCCGAACTCATCCTGGATTTGGCGATGATTGGCACCATATGTTGGCAAGCGGGCTACTTTAGTATCAATGGTGGTATGATCGCCGGGGGTTATGGATATTACCGGATGAATTTTCTGTCCCTTTTCGACGCCGATGGCTGGTCGTATGTCCTGCGGGATATACCGGGCGGGGGTGGGGATTACGAGGGTTTCAATTTCTTGGGGTTGGGCGTTGTTTTCTTATTGATTTGGTCGATCCCACCCATGATCAGAATGCGCCCGGTCTGGATGGGCGCGGTTCGGAAAAGGCCCGCCTTGGTATGTCTGTTCATCGCCTTGAGCGTTTTCGCGCTCTCCAATAACATCGGTATCGGGCCTTATAATATCGAATTCGCGCTGCCGGAATGGGGAACGCGGCTGGCCAATACCTTCCGTAGTTCGGGGAGGATGTTCTGGCCCGTGTTCTATGTCCTGCTATTGACGATTATTTACGTGATCGCCAGGGCGCATGAAAAACGGGTGGCTGTGGGTTTGCTGGCCGTGGCCCTGGCTGTTCAGGTGGTGGATACCGGGGCGGCTTGGCGGGATTTCCATGCGAGGTATATGGCGACCCCGGCGGCGGAATGGAAAACTCCTTTGCGCGACCCTTTCTGGGCCGAGGCAGCGACCCATTATAAGAAAGTCCGCTGGGTCCGCCCGGAAAACCATACCCCGGATTGGCAGGTGTTCGCGGCCTACGCGGGCCGTTATGGCTTGGGGACCGATGCCGTCTACCTCGCCAGGGTCGGCGCGGAGCCATTGGCTGCGGCCCAGGCCCAGGCCGGGGAAGCCATCGCCACCGGGCGCTACGAGCCGGATTCGCTCTACATCGTCGAGGAGGCCGTGCTGGGTCCGGCCCTGCTCGGCCTCGATGCCAAAACCGACCTATTGGCCCGGATCGATGGTTTCAATGTGCTGGCTCCGGGCTGGAAAACCTGCGCCGCATGTGGGCCTGTCGCCGGCGGGTTGTCCTTGACCGATATTTTTCCGCCGATCCGGGTGGGCGAGCGGATTCAATTCACACGTTCCGCCCCCGGCACCGCCTATCTAGTGGCGGGGTGGTCGGGGCCGGAGCCGTGGGGAACATGGTCGGAGCGGTCCGCGGCCAAGCTCAGGTTGCCGTTATCGAGCGCCGACGCCCAGGAAATCCTGATCGAGGCCAACGCCCTGGTGGCTTCCCCGCATCCCGAGCAGGCGGTCGAGGTGTGGATGAACGGGGTTTTGGCCGGTACCGAGCGCCTGGCCCAGTATTCCGGCAACCAAATCCGCATGGCCATCCCCCAATCCGTCCGCGACCAGTTCGGGACGGACCCGGTTTTGAACCTGAAATTCAAATTCCCCGGCGTGGTCCGCCCGGTGGATATCGGCCTCGGCGACGACAAGCGCCACCTCGCGCTGGGGCTCATCGCCATCACCGTGCGCTGA